In a genomic window of Thermogemmata fonticola:
- a CDS encoding tubulin-like doman-containing protein, whose protein sequence is MNWLREPDTEPLPGYRLLEPIGNGGFGEVWKCLAPGGILKAIKFVYGNLNDLEVEDGRARQELKALERVKQVRHPFLLSIEQIQEIDGELIIVMELADQNLHECFLEYQQRGLPGIPRDKLLAYLDDAAVGLDYLIEKHGLQHLDVKPRNLFLVADRVKVADFGLVKTLERSSISGLLGGVTPLYAAPETFANKISKHTDQYSLAIVYVELLTGRRPFDGKNIRQLALQHMSAPPDLSMLPEAERDIVGRALAKDPDQRFPSCTAFIRTLATLGRAQYSTPSSDSYSLGNFSVPSFAQLSLPDSSTPTPGMPIGSTTGRSDAAVSVVPASAARHLSLIRSDERLLEATEPQVEAGVLRPSLMLGIGSFGRRALQEIRRRLTDRLGDASQLPALRFLYLDCDPEASQKALSAPAEAALHSDEILLAPLQPVTQYRRRQLEQILDWLPREKLYSIPRNLQAGGVRAFGRLAFCDHYLRFVARLKREIQIATHPESLAQTSAQTGLNVRDTVPQVLIFASLAGGSGGMLLDVGYSVQRVLQRVVGGSQARVVAFVYLAAPSDPASPDHELANVVAGLTELHHYADPDVVFSAQYGGPDGPRVEGRGLPFTATYLLAMEERSGAAFRRCLSRLASYVSNELTTLLGPALDAHRSRPAAPGRTPFRTFGVYSLWYPRGLLLRSAAQRLCAQLVYHWVEEAEPECEEAIAQTVARITNDERLALSTNEQPEKGEVRSPVAEVAGIAESLKRWLQELDQQWSAAAKAGQGTAWARQVWEQTREWVGWHSSHLPESAVIRNRWHRTLEDAARRQAEAWANEVSAVVEALAERPGRRLAAVESGLRQIESWCEKQALLAEQHLDQLSRQLRQAFVDLRDAYEACEEGNGTFSLLGGRGSRALRHFVEQHRQYVHLRLREGAWEATARFFRLLQVRLQEKRRDIDVVRLRLRDIVRRLQGEARSEASADTPGRLASRWTRNVPSGSDSEKTPFNPEAIAEKATVRILLPEGEKHWEQAIEHLLAHCSESELNRLEHALGQLVLAPRGGLLSISRVHADLYRLLAVPLIDQTIAFLANLLPTQDVAEVVIRQESSPAMTLSQRLQDYHRLASPILGAGDGEEQTYLVVPSSQAGRELAAHLQQIVPGSLCLEVPYPATDILFCREHGGLRLEELVASLLSCIPIYQKACHHILTNPHSRYDVVEWLPLWE, encoded by the coding sequence ATGAACTGGCTACGCGAACCCGACACCGAACCTCTGCCGGGGTATCGCCTCCTCGAACCCATCGGCAACGGGGGGTTTGGCGAGGTCTGGAAATGCTTGGCGCCTGGGGGAATACTCAAGGCTATTAAGTTCGTGTACGGTAACCTGAACGACTTGGAGGTGGAGGATGGCCGTGCTCGGCAGGAACTCAAGGCCTTGGAGCGGGTCAAACAAGTCCGCCATCCTTTTCTTCTCTCCATCGAGCAGATTCAGGAAATTGATGGCGAATTGATTATCGTCATGGAGTTGGCCGACCAGAACCTGCATGAGTGTTTCTTGGAGTATCAACAGCGCGGTTTGCCTGGTATCCCGCGGGACAAACTGTTGGCCTATCTGGATGATGCCGCAGTAGGGCTGGACTATCTGATTGAAAAGCATGGTTTACAGCATCTCGACGTCAAACCCCGCAATTTGTTCCTCGTGGCCGACCGGGTGAAAGTAGCCGACTTTGGCCTCGTTAAAACCCTCGAACGATCCAGTATCTCCGGGTTACTCGGCGGAGTTACACCCCTTTACGCGGCTCCGGAGACTTTCGCCAACAAGATCAGCAAGCACACGGACCAGTACAGCCTTGCGATCGTGTATGTAGAGTTATTGACCGGGCGTCGGCCGTTTGATGGCAAGAATATCCGCCAGTTAGCGTTGCAACACATGTCCGCTCCTCCCGATTTGTCCATGCTGCCCGAAGCGGAGCGGGACATCGTCGGGCGTGCATTGGCCAAAGACCCGGATCAGCGCTTCCCCAGTTGCACCGCTTTTATCCGGACCTTGGCGACCCTTGGACGAGCGCAGTATTCGACGCCTTCGTCGGATAGCTACAGTTTAGGCAACTTTTCGGTTCCCTCTTTTGCCCAGCTCTCACTTCCGGACAGCAGCACTCCCACCCCTGGAATGCCAATCGGAAGTACTACAGGTCGAAGTGACGCCGCCGTGTCGGTAGTCCCTGCCAGTGCAGCTCGCCATCTGAGTCTCATCCGTAGCGACGAGCGTCTGTTGGAAGCCACCGAGCCACAGGTCGAGGCGGGTGTTCTGCGTCCCAGCCTGATGCTCGGCATAGGCAGTTTTGGCCGACGTGCTTTACAGGAAATCCGCCGCCGACTGACTGATCGCTTAGGGGATGCCTCACAGCTTCCGGCGCTAAGGTTCCTCTATCTCGACTGTGATCCGGAGGCTAGCCAAAAGGCTTTGTCTGCTCCTGCCGAGGCCGCTTTACACTCTGACGAAATCCTGTTAGCTCCCTTACAACCCGTGACCCAATATCGCCGGCGGCAGTTGGAGCAAATTTTGGATTGGTTGCCTCGGGAAAAGCTTTACAGCATTCCACGGAACTTGCAAGCAGGGGGCGTGCGTGCCTTCGGACGGTTAGCTTTTTGCGACCATTACCTCCGATTTGTGGCTCGACTCAAGCGGGAAATCCAAATCGCAACACATCCGGAATCCCTAGCGCAAACGAGTGCACAAACGGGTCTCAATGTCCGGGATACTGTCCCTCAGGTCCTGATTTTTGCGAGCTTGGCCGGGGGAAGCGGCGGAATGCTCCTCGATGTGGGATACTCAGTGCAACGCGTTTTGCAACGTGTTGTGGGAGGATCCCAAGCGCGTGTCGTAGCTTTCGTTTACTTGGCTGCTCCTTCCGACCCCGCTTCCCCAGATCATGAGTTGGCGAATGTGGTCGCTGGGTTGACCGAACTCCATCATTATGCCGATCCTGATGTAGTCTTCAGCGCCCAATACGGTGGGCCTGATGGACCGCGGGTGGAAGGCCGTGGCTTACCCTTCACAGCCACCTATCTGCTGGCGATGGAAGAACGGAGCGGTGCAGCTTTTCGCCGCTGCTTGTCACGTTTAGCTTCCTATGTCAGCAATGAGCTGACCACCTTGCTTGGCCCGGCATTAGACGCTCATCGCAGCCGTCCGGCAGCCCCAGGACGCACCCCATTTCGGACCTTCGGAGTGTATAGTCTCTGGTATCCCCGCGGACTGTTGTTGCGCTCAGCGGCTCAACGGTTGTGCGCTCAGTTGGTGTACCACTGGGTGGAAGAGGCTGAGCCGGAGTGTGAAGAAGCGATTGCCCAAACCGTGGCACGGATCACAAACGATGAGCGGTTAGCCCTGAGCACAAACGAACAACCAGAGAAGGGGGAAGTGCGATCACCCGTGGCAGAAGTAGCCGGTATAGCCGAATCCCTGAAGCGGTGGCTGCAGGAATTGGACCAGCAATGGTCTGCCGCGGCAAAAGCGGGGCAAGGAACTGCTTGGGCACGCCAAGTCTGGGAACAAACACGGGAATGGGTAGGTTGGCATTCTTCGCACCTGCCGGAATCGGCTGTTATACGTAACCGTTGGCATCGCACTCTGGAGGATGCCGCCCGTCGACAAGCCGAAGCCTGGGCCAATGAAGTCTCCGCTGTGGTCGAAGCACTGGCCGAACGTCCAGGGCGGCGCTTGGCCGCCGTCGAAAGCGGGCTTCGCCAGATCGAGTCTTGGTGTGAAAAACAAGCCTTGTTAGCCGAGCAACACCTTGATCAACTGTCGCGGCAATTGCGACAAGCCTTCGTCGATCTTCGAGATGCTTACGAAGCTTGTGAAGAGGGTAACGGGACGTTCAGCTTGCTGGGCGGACGTGGAAGCCGTGCCCTACGGCATTTCGTGGAACAACACCGGCAATATGTCCACTTACGCCTCCGAGAAGGCGCTTGGGAGGCGACGGCTCGTTTCTTCCGCCTGCTTCAGGTTCGTTTGCAAGAGAAGCGTCGGGATATCGATGTCGTCCGCCTGCGTTTACGAGACATTGTGCGTCGATTGCAAGGAGAGGCACGTTCGGAAGCCTCGGCGGATACCCCTGGACGGCTCGCGTCCCGCTGGACCCGTAATGTCCCCTCTGGATCCGACAGTGAAAAAACCCCCTTTAATCCCGAGGCAATCGCCGAGAAAGCTACGGTACGTATTTTGCTCCCCGAAGGTGAGAAGCATTGGGAACAGGCGATTGAGCATTTATTGGCACATTGTAGCGAGTCGGAATTGAATCGCTTGGAACATGCCTTAGGCCAGTTGGTTTTAGCCCCGCGGGGCGGACTGCTCTCGATCAGCCGCGTTCATGCTGATCTGTACCGCCTTCTGGCTGTGCCCCTCATCGATCAGACGATCGCCTTTTTGGCGAACCTTCTGCCCACCCAGGATGTTGCGGAGGTGGTCATTCGTCAGGAATCCTCGCCTGCCATGACACTCTCCCAACGGCTCCAGGACTATCACCGGTTGGCGTCCCCCATCCTCGGTGCTGGCGATGGCGAAGAGCAGACGTACCTCGTGGTTCCTAGCAGTCAGGCTGGTCGCGAATTGGCTGCTCACCTCCAGCAAATTGTACCTGGAAGCCTGTGCCTCGAGGTTCCCTACCCGGCAACGGACATCCTGTTTTGCCGCGAACACGGGGGGCTGCGGTTAGAAGAGCTGGTAGCCTCCCTGTTGAGTTGCATTCCTATCTATCAAAAAGCCTGCCATCATATTCTGACCAATCCCCACTCCCGCTACGATGTTGTCGAATGGCTACCCTTGTGGGAGTGA
- the surE gene encoding 5'/3'-nucleotidase SurE: protein MRILLTNDDGIYAPGLRVLRQELLKLGTVTVVAPATEQSAAGHSVTLLNPLLISEVLDDDGHTFIGWAVEGRPADCVKLALLELLPERPDVIISGLNAGSNAGINVLYSGTVAAAIEGAFYGHTAIAVSLEYDKKIYDFPTAARYARKVIEQILACNPPPGSLFNVNIPVLERGPIKGIKVLPQNISPYTEKFDRRVNPRGRTYFWASPEFLCPDPHPGTDVEALAEGYITITPLKFDLTDHTRLAELQRREWHLE, encoded by the coding sequence ATGAGAATCCTTCTGACCAACGATGACGGCATTTACGCCCCCGGCTTGCGTGTCTTGCGGCAGGAGTTGCTCAAATTGGGCACAGTCACTGTCGTCGCCCCCGCCACGGAGCAGAGCGCCGCGGGACATTCCGTCACTCTCCTGAATCCCCTTTTGATCAGCGAAGTTCTCGATGATGACGGCCACACATTCATCGGTTGGGCTGTCGAAGGCCGGCCCGCAGATTGTGTCAAATTGGCCTTGCTGGAACTCCTGCCTGAACGGCCCGATGTGATCATCAGCGGCCTGAATGCGGGAAGTAATGCCGGGATCAATGTGCTCTATTCCGGCACGGTCGCCGCTGCAATCGAGGGAGCGTTCTATGGCCACACAGCTATTGCTGTGTCTCTGGAATACGACAAAAAAATATACGATTTCCCAACTGCAGCTCGATACGCACGGAAAGTGATCGAGCAAATCCTGGCCTGCAACCCCCCTCCAGGCTCGCTGTTCAACGTCAATATACCCGTTCTCGAACGCGGCCCGATCAAAGGGATCAAAGTGCTACCACAAAACATTTCCCCCTACACGGAGAAATTTGACCGCCGTGTCAACCCGCGAGGCCGGACGTACTTTTGGGCCAGTCCGGAGTTCCTTTGCCCCGACCCCCATCCCGGTACCGACGTGGAGGCTCTGGCTGAAGGATACATCACCATCACACCTCTGAAATTTGATTTGACCGATCATACACGCTTGGCGGAACTCCAACGCCGTGAGTGGCACCTTGAGTAG